The Anopheles coluzzii chromosome 2, AcolN3, whole genome shotgun sequence genome window below encodes:
- the LOC120951791 gene encoding adenosine deaminase 2-A-like codes for MARLAKQPSPFRCRTIVFQPKLTCSSSLLLLCCWLALLPSPEAHTIIERPSRPSPEDYRYQRALLASEESALAFGADIPLAGNEILVNNHLMDLKRDELEKGYTNPFNFSPARHFFEVLDQINASPLFRFVRELPKGAVLHAHDTALASTEVIVKATYQPHLWQRGCFEHGRQPEFLFSRTKPTAPQRGNKHDDGDDDDDWELVQTVRERMGPARYDEHVRQLFSLYTPDPQTAYRSINDVWDRFSQIFLAFNPIVTYRPVWEFYFREALREFHEDNVLYLEFRGLLPTLYDLDGKTYGPEEVVQIYRTITEEFKATHPRFAGTKFIYAPLRLVDNQTMDQYLSLAERLHRLHGDYVVAFDLVGQEDLGRQLLDFVPQLLQLPASINFVFHAGETNWNGMPSDGNLFDAIMLGTKRIGHGYSLLKHPLLLEKVRQRNICVEINPVSNQVLRLVADHRNHPASVLFASDFPLVVSSDDPSFWRAAPLSHDFYMAFLGMTTVGQDLRVFKKLALNSIRYSLMSDREKEVALGKFQLAWDGFIDRKAEQLRASSRNEV; via the exons ATGGCGCGGCTCGCAAAGCAACCATCGCCATTCCGCTGCAGAACGATCGTTTTTCAACCGAAATTGACATGTTCGAGcag CTTGCTATTGTTGTGCTGCTGGCTGGCGCTACTCCCTTCCCCGGAGGCACACACCATCATCGAGCGACCTTCGCGTCCATCACCGGAGGATTATCGGTACCAGCGCGCCCTGCTAGCCTCCGAGGAATCCGCCCTTGCATTCGGTGCCGACATCCCACTCGCCGGTAACGAGATCCTCGTGAACAATCACCTGATGGACCTGAAGCGCGATGAGCTCGAGAAGGGCTACACCAATCCGTTCAACTTTTCACCCGCACGCCACTTCTTCGAAGTGCTGGACCAGATTAACGCATCGCCACTGTTTCGGTTCGTGCGCGAGCTACCGAAGGGAGCGGTGCTGCATGCGCACGATACCGCCCTGGCCAGTACGGAAGTGATCGTGAAAGCCACCTATCAACCGCACCTGTGGCAGCGTGGCTGTTTCGAGCACGGCCGGCAGCCCGAATTTCTTTTCTCCCGCACGAAACCCACAGCGCCCCAGCGAGGAAATAAGCATGACGAtggtgatgacgatgatgactgGGAGCTGGTGCAAACCGTCCGAGAAAGGATGGGCCCGGCCAGGTACGATGAGCACGTCCGGCAGCTATTCTCACTGTACACGCCAGACCCGCAGACCGCGTACCGCAGCATCAACGATGTGTGGGATCGGTTTAGTCAGATCTTTCTAGCGTTCAATCCCATCGTTACGTACCGGCCCGTGTGGGAGTTCTACTTCCGGGAGGCGCTGCGGGAGTTCCACGAGGACAATGTGCTGTATCTGGAGTTTCGCGGACTGCTACCTACG CTGTACGACCTGGATGGCAAGACTTACGGGCCGGAGGAGGTGGTACAAATCTATCGCACAATCACGGAGGAGTTCAAAGCCACCCATCCACGGTTTGCCGGTACGAAGTTCATCTACGCGCCGTTGCGACTGGTCGACAACCAGACGATGGATCAATACCTGAGCCTTGCCGAACGGTTGCACCGCCTGCACGGTGACTACGTGGTAGCGTTCGACCTTGTCGGCCAGGAGGACCTGGGCCGCCAGCTGCTGGATTTTGTACCCCAACTGCTCCAGCTGCCCGCGTCCATCAACTTTGTGTTCCATGCGGGCGAAACCAACTGGAACGGCATGCCATCGGATGGCAATTTG TTCGATGCCATCATGCTCGGCACGAAGCGTATCGGGCATGGCTACTCGCTGCTCAAGcatccgctgctgctggaaaagGTACGGCAGCGCAACATTTGCGTCGAAATCAATCCCGTCTCGAATCAGGTGCTCCGGCTAGTAGCCGACCATCGGAATCACCCGGCCAGCGTACTGTTTGCGTCCGACTTTCCGCTGGTAGTGTCGTCCGATGATCCGTCTTTCTGGCGCGCTGCACCACTGAGCCACGACTTTTACATGGCGTTTCTCGGCATGACGACGGTCGGGCAGGATTTGCGCGTGTTTAAAAAGCTGGCCCTCAACTCCATACGCTACAGCTTAATGAGCGATCGGGAGAAGGAGGTGGCGCTTGGAAAATTCCAACTGGCCTGGGATGGTTTCATCGATCGGAAGGCGGAGCAGCTGAGGGCGAGCAGTAGGAATGAGGTGTAG
- the LOC120950636 gene encoding adenosine deaminase 2-like: protein MARPAYDEFCRQREEFFAREQGRGLGANLVLSPSEQRLNQYVMHLKQQELAKGVENPYELVSARHFFEMLDRINESPLFRLIQKMPKGGVLHAHDTAIGSTELIVRATRHAHLWQSGSIPQAAADPMPVYTFSRNKPTAEGEWRLVADIRSTMGDAAYEAAIRKMFTLYTTDPLNEHRDINDVWRKFMALFICFEPMVTYRPVWEEYYYGCLEELLADNVTYLEFRGLLPPVYDLDDRKYTPEEIVQMYVDQSEKFLRANPKFAGVKFIYAPLKFCDDSTFDGYLTLVQTLKARFPTFIAGFDLVGQEDLGRPHTDFNERLLRLPAGINFFFHAGETNWTGRRDENLIDAILLGTKRIGHGFAAIKHPVVLEEIKKRNICIELNPISNQVLKLVQDFRNHPGGFYFSDNYPVVVSSDDPSFWCASPLSHDFFVAFMGLASARADLRLLKQLALNSIEYSSMEGEEKTIATQKWTAAWNEYVEEMLKTIPAEF, encoded by the exons ATGGCTCGTCCAGCGTACGATGAGTTCTGCCGGCAGCGGGAGGAGTTTTTCGCCCGGGAACAGGGCCGCGGCCTTGGTGCCAATCTCGTGCTCAGCCCATCCGAACAGCGCCTCAACCAGTACGTGATGCACCTGAAGCAGCAGGAACTGGCCAAAGGTGTGGAGAACCCGTACGAGCTCGTATCGGCGCGACACTTCTTCGAGATGCTGGATCGCATCAACGAGTCACCACTGTTCCGGTTGATTCAGAAGATGCCAAAGGGTGGCGTTTTGCATGCCCACGATACGGCCATCGGTAGTACGGAGCTGATCGTGCGTGCGACACGCCACGCTCATCTGTGGCAGAGCGGTAGCATTCCCCAGGCGGCTGCGGATCCGATGCCGGTGTACACGTTCTCGCGCAACAAACCCACGGCGGAGGGTGAGTGGCGTCTGGTAGCGGACATTCGCAGCACGATGGGTGACGCAGCGTACGAGGCGGCCATTCGCAAGATGTTCACGCTGTACACGACCGATCCGCTGAATGAGCATCGCGACATTAACGATGTGTGGCGCAAATTTATGGCACTGTTCATCTGCTTCGAACCGATGGTTACGTACCGGCCGGTCTGGGAAGAGTACTACTATGGGTGTTTGGAGGAGTTGCTGGCGGACAATGTCACGTACCTGGAGTTCCGTGGACTACTCCCACCG GTATACGATCTAGATGATCGTAAGTACACCCCGGAGGAGATCGTGCAGATGTACGTCGATCAGTCGGAAAAGTTCCTGCGCGCCAATCCCAAGTTTGCGGGCGTTAAGTTCATCTACGCACCGTTGAAGTTCTGCGACGACAGCACCTTCGACGGGTACCTTACGCTGGTGCAAACGCTTAAGGCACGCTTCCCGACCTTCATCGCCGGGTTCGATCTCGTCGGTCAGGAAGACCTTGGCCGACCGCATACAGACTTTAACGAGCGATTGCTTCGTCTCCCGGCTGGAATTAATTTCTTCTTCCATGCCGGCGAAACCAACTGGACTGGACGGCGGGACGAGAActtg ATCGACGCCATCCTGCTAGGAACGAAGCGCATCGGGCACGGCTTCGCCGCCATCAAGCATCCGGTCGTGCTGGAGGAGATCAAGAAGCGCAACATCTGCATCGAGCTGAACCCGATCTCGAACCAGGTGCTGAAGCTGGTGCAAGACTTCCGCAACCATCCCGGCGGTTTCTACTTCTCCGACAACTACCCGGTCGTGGTTTCGAGCGACGATCCCTCCTTCTGGTGTGCCTCACCCTTGAGTCACGATTTCTTCGTCGCGTTCATGGGACTCGCATCTGCACGGGCCGACCTACGGTTGCTCAAGCAGCTCGCCCTCAACTCGATCGAGTACAGTTCGATGGAAGGCGAAGAGAAGACGATCGCCACCCAGAAGTGGACTGCCGCGTGGAACGAGTACGTGGAGGAGATGCTTAAAACCATTCCGGCTGAGTTCTAA
- the LOC120947948 gene encoding uncharacterized protein LOC120947948: MWLYSWFGILLGGLLDITAFSINTDNQIYDPQIGENYDSCTVGNGTYYHGETFKLDCRTQCVCQNGRHACSTLCPHENLPPPVDTSICIAPKLVELPDHCCRVWLCEQPATDVNATCYNSSTTLWSPCSQSCGIGTSTRNITTTPGCQKLSTIRLCENHRCNRPGNNYYIPGEYATEGLPGRGNADRAEDGPTDRDGDRSGVTSRKQRPYYDGSSGGYSAPNSVSLLSENEHRRRKGHECRSIQRTASSRLRLGPCVSRKLYRPKSCSLCQDSSMCCVPSITTTIKVELLCPLNSGDPFDFIEHGYDLWDSASIDPLDQEMLQSRQIHIENKYVDVQWVLKCECGPKSKNCHPRKSAGSSSGGHSSRTTDHHHQQQQHQQRQLGSSDPQPASAAGSTAAEQQRNSTAYRTLLGKARPHGAQDVTGTVGRADPPVDNTDPVDYYDGGQSARKGHKHAGHHRSSVHRRLVHRGLHHRQQQQQQQQQQQNRQPDPFGSWNDASSTVVDGSEELLKRVHRT, translated from the exons ATGTGGCTGTACAGTTGGTTCGGGATCCTGCTGGGTGGACTGCTAGACATTACGGCCTTTTCTATCAACACCGATAACCAG ATTTACGATCCACAAATAGGAGAAAACTATG atagTTGCACGGTAGGAAACGGGACGTACTACCACGGGGAAACGTTCAAGCTCGATTGTCGAACACAGTGCGTTTGTCAG AACGGTCGCCATGCTTGTTCGACGCTGTGTCCACATGAAAATCTGCCACCACCCGTTGACACGTCCATTTGCATCGCTCCCAAGCTGGTGGAACTGCCCGATCATTGCTGCAGAGTGTGGCTCTGCGAGCAGCCAGCAACTGATG TGAATGCGACCTGTTACAACTCGTCCACCACGCTGTGGTCACCGTGCTCGCAGAGCTGCGGTATCGGGACGTCGACCAGGAACATCACCACAACGCCCGGCTGCCAGAAGCTCAGCACGATACGGCTGTGCGAGAACCATCGGTGCAACCGCCCGGGCAATAATTACTACATCCCCGGTGAGTACGCGACCGAGGGGCTGCCGGGCCGGGGTAACGCTGATCGCGCGGAAGATGGACCGACGGACAGGGATGGTGACCGTTCCGGTGTCACCAGCCGCAAACAGCGACCGTACTACGATGGCAGCAGTGGTGGCTACAGCGCTCCCAACAGCGTTTCTTTGCTCAGCGAAAACGAACATCGAAGACGG AAGGGTCACGAGTGCCGAAGCATTCAGCGGACGGCTTCCTCCCGGTTGCGGCTCGGTCCGTGCGTTTCGCGGAAGCTTTACCGACCAAAATCCTGCAGCCTGTGTCAGGATTCCAGCATGTGCTGTGTGCCTTCAATAACCACTACTATTAAG GTTGAATTACTGTGCCCTTTGAACTCGGGCGATCCGTTCGACTTCATCGAGCACGGGTACGACCTGTGGGACAGTGCGTCGATCGATCCGCTCGACCAGGAGATGCTGCAGTCGCGCCAGATCCACATCGAGAACAAGTACGTCGACGTCCAGTGGGTGCTGAAGTGCGAATGCGGTCCAAAG AGCAAAAACTGTCACCCCCGGAAGTCGGCGGGATCATCATCGGGTGGCCACTCGAGCAGAACaaccgaccaccaccaccagcagcagcagcaccaacagcgaCAATTGGGCTCATCTGACCCGCAACCAGCGAGCGCAGCGGGATCCACAGCGgccgagcagcagcgcaaCAGCACCGCATATCGCACGCTGCTGGGAAAGGCACGTCCGCACGGGGCGCAGGACGTGACCGGGACCGTGGGTAGAGCCGACCCACCCGTCGACAACACGGATCCCGTCGACTACTACGATGGCGGTCAGAGCGCTCGGAAGGGCCACAAACATGCGGGTCACCATCGTTCGTCGGTGCATCGGCGTCTGGTGCACCGTGGTCTGCATcaccgacagcagcagcagcagcagcagcaacaacaacaaaaccgacAACCCGATCCATTCGGCAGCTGGAACGATGCCAGCTCGACTGTTGTGGATGGTAGTGAGGAGCTGCTGAAGCGGGTTCATCGAACATAA